One genomic region from Listeria monocytogenes encodes:
- a CDS encoding diol dehydratase small subunit, with protein MNQEALENMVRNILQEVNSGGVSTTTSQKVSGDTLTVRDYPLGTKRPELVKTSTSKSLDDITLKSVLDGTIKPEDVRVTAETLKMQAQVARDAGRATLANNFERAAELTIVPDERILEIYNAMRPYRSSREELLAIADELESVYHATICSNYVREAAQLYQERKKLKGDN; from the coding sequence ATGAATCAAGAAGCACTAGAAAATATGGTTAGAAATATTTTGCAAGAAGTAAATAGTGGCGGAGTATCAACAACAACTTCTCAAAAAGTGAGCGGGGATACACTAACTGTTCGCGATTATCCACTTGGTACGAAACGTCCAGAACTTGTAAAAACATCGACATCAAAATCATTAGACGATATTACGTTGAAAAGTGTTCTAGATGGCACAATCAAACCGGAAGATGTTCGTGTAACAGCAGAAACACTTAAAATGCAAGCACAAGTAGCAAGAGATGCCGGACGTGCAACACTCGCGAATAATTTTGAACGTGCAGCAGAGCTAACGATTGTTCCAGATGAACGCATTTTAGAAATTTATAATGCGATGCGTCCTTATCGTTCCTCGAGAGAAGAGTTGCTGGCGATTGCAGATGAATTAGAGAGCGTTTATCATGCTACAATTTGTTCTAATTATGTTCGTGAAGCAGCACAGCTTTATCAAGAGCGTAAGAAATTAAAAGGTGATAATTAA